A single region of the Epinephelus moara isolate mb chromosome 16, YSFRI_EMoa_1.0, whole genome shotgun sequence genome encodes:
- the LOC126402717 gene encoding high affinity cGMP-specific 3',5'-cyclic phosphodiesterase 9A-like isoform X2 → MMTTKIIHFMVNGRLEHAEFGDNCSAADIKDLFRAAAEAGPHHILKMYNTDGSVLNISPRLEPNSQDSYYRLEVVASDLKSVGLPKELDTMEYRLRHLENKVIEDVGKSPDIICDLKSQVESFKRKLESVGHLSWMGLFKEDSDHQLSKISMKPKTPQLSVQEERQQVRKKFLSMSSLQVTEEVRENLKTPIFDNWQWEEAEMLVLLQVMFTDLDFLTAFHIELEVLQNFLFEVYCHYNNIPFHNFRHCFCVTQMVRTGTDLHLSLKSQITSVYWWRFTSWCHWCVVVQMYGLIWLTDLRSKIAKIDLLIMLTSALCHDLDHPGYNNVYQINAQTDLALRYNDISPLENHHCAVAFSIMSKPECNILKNLTCEQYKHIRGGMIRCILATDMARHNEILNKFKSMQPVFDFTNKDHKEVLMKIMVKVSDISNEARPMAVAEPWLDCLLQEFFNQSDTEKLKGLPVTPFMDRDKVSKPSSQTKFIRFVLLPLFSELTKLFPCLERHILEPVRKALEYYSDLERASKTEEEEGTAKA, encoded by the exons ATGATGACAACAAAAATCATTCACTTCATGGTCAACGGGAGGCTGGAGCACGCCGAGTTTGGAGACAACTGCTCGGCCGCAGACATCAAAG ATCTGTTCCGGGCGGCGGCGGAGGCGGGGCCTCACCACATCCTGAAGATGTACAACACAGACGGCAGCGTGCTGAACATCTCCCCGCGCCTGGAGCCCAACAGCCAGGACTCGTACTACCGACTGGAGGTGGTGGCGTCCGATCTGAAGA gtgtgggGCTGCCAAAGGAGCTGGACACCATGGAGTACAG GCTGCGTCATCTGGAGAACAAGGTCATCGAAGACGTGGGGAAGAGTCCGGATATCATCTGTGACCTGAAGAGCCAAGTGGAGTCGTTCAAGAGGAAGCTGGAG AGTGTGGGCCACCTGAGCTGGATGGGTCTGTTCAAGGAGGACAGCGACCATCAGCTCTCCAAGATCTCCATGAAACCCAAAACGCCTCAGCTGAGTGTGCAGGAGGAGCGCCAACAAGTCCGCAAGAAGTTCCTCAGCATGAG CTCACTGCAGGTGACAGAGGAAGTGAGAGAGAATCTGAAAACCCCCATTTTTGACAACTG GCAGTGGGAGGAGGCGGAGATGCTGGTGCTCCTCCAGGTGATGTTCACCGACCTGGACTTCCTGACGGCGTTCCACATCGAGCTTGAGGTCCTGCAGAACTTCCTGTTCGAGGTCTACTGCCACTACAACAACATCCCCTTCCACAACTTCAGGCACTGCTTCTGCGTCACTCAGATGGTACGGACAGGAA CTGACCTCCACCTGTCTCTGAAAAGCCAAATAACATCTGTATATTGGTGGAGGTTTACTTCCTGGTGTCACTGGTGTGTGGTTGTGCAGATGTACGGGCTGATCTGGCTGACAGACCTCCGGAGTAAAATAGCGAAAATCGACCTGCTGATCATGTTGACCTCGGCTCTGTGCCACGACCTCGACCACCCCGGCTACAACAACGTCTACCAG aTCAACGCTCAGACCGACTTAGCTCTTCGCTACAACGACATTTCACCCCTGGAAAACCACCACTGTGCCGTTGCCTTTAGCATCATGTCCAAG CCAGAATGCAACATCTTGAAAAACCTGACCTGTGAGCAGTACAAACACATCCGAGGAGGAATGATCAG GTGTATTCTGGCCACCGACATGGCGAGACACAACGAAATTCTCAACAAGTTCAAATCCATGCAGCCGGTGTTTGACTTCACCAACAAGGACCACAAGGAAGTg CTGATGAAGATCATGGTGAAGGTGAGCGACATCTCCAACGAGGCGAGGCCAATGGCCGTGGCCGAGCCGTGGCTCGACTGTCTGCTGCAGGAGTTCTTCAACCAG AGCGACACAGAGAAACTTAAAGGGCTTCCAGTGACTCCCTTCATGGACCGAGACAAAGTGTCCAAACCGTCCTCTCAGACCAAGTTCATCCGGTTTGTCCTCCTGCCGCTCTTCAGTGAGCTCACCAAGCTGTTTCCCTGTCTGGAG CGACACATTCTGGAGCCGGTGAGGAAGGCGCTGGAGTATTACTCCGACCTGGAGAGAGCCAGCaagacggaggaggaggaggggacggccaaagcatga
- the LOC126402724 gene encoding CLIP-associating protein 1-B-like, giving the protein MEEEVTMSMEYLLEQVMHKDLGKRLQVGPEVMELILDEERTPDMEQEQGMLDRMVDAVASSWVNSSNFKVVLLGMDILSALVSRLQERFRTQVGTVLPSLIDRLGDAKDQVRDQDQALLLKIMDQAANPQYVWERMMGGFKHKNNRTREGLCLCLISTLNVFGSQSLTLSKIVPHICNLLGDPTSQVRPQV; this is encoded by the exons atggaggaggaggtgacgATGAGCATGGAGTACCTGCTGGAGCAGGTGATGCACAAGGACCTGGGCAAGAGGCTCCAGGTGGGCCCCGAGGTCATGGAGCTGATCCTGGACGAGGAGAGGACCCCCGACATGGAGCAGGAGCAGGGCATGCTGGACAGGATGGTGGACGCAGTGGCCAGCTCCTGGGTCAACTCCAGCAACTTCAAG GTGGTGCTGCTGGGGATGGACATCCTGTCAGCTCTGGTCAGCAGGCTGCAGGAGAGGTTCAGGACGCAGGTGGGAACAG TGCTGCCCAGCCTCATCGACCGCTTAGGAGACGCCAAGGACCAAGTCCGGGACCAGGACCAGGCTCTGCTGCTGAAGATCATGGACCAGGCTGCCAACCCACAG TACGTGTGGGAGCGCATGATGGGAGGCttcaaacacaagaacaacAGGACCAGAGAAGGACTGTGCCTCTGTCTCATCTCAACTCTCAACGT GTTTGGATCTCAGAGTCTGACGCTCAGTAAAATCGTCCCTCACATCTGTAACCTCCTGGGAGACCCCACAAGTCAGGTACGACCACAGGTTTAA
- the LOC126402717 gene encoding high affinity cGMP-specific 3',5'-cyclic phosphodiesterase 9A-like isoform X1, whose amino-acid sequence MMTTKIIHFMVNGRLEHAEFGDNCSAADIKDLFRAAAEAGPHHILKMYNTDGSVLNISPRLEPNSQDSYYRLEVVASDLKSERRPETPHVHLNCVGLPKELDTMEYRLRHLENKVIEDVGKSPDIICDLKSQVESFKRKLESVGHLSWMGLFKEDSDHQLSKISMKPKTPQLSVQEERQQVRKKFLSMSSLQVTEEVRENLKTPIFDNWQWEEAEMLVLLQVMFTDLDFLTAFHIELEVLQNFLFEVYCHYNNIPFHNFRHCFCVTQMVRTGTDLHLSLKSQITSVYWWRFTSWCHWCVVVQMYGLIWLTDLRSKIAKIDLLIMLTSALCHDLDHPGYNNVYQINAQTDLALRYNDISPLENHHCAVAFSIMSKPECNILKNLTCEQYKHIRGGMIRCILATDMARHNEILNKFKSMQPVFDFTNKDHKEVLMKIMVKVSDISNEARPMAVAEPWLDCLLQEFFNQSDTEKLKGLPVTPFMDRDKVSKPSSQTKFIRFVLLPLFSELTKLFPCLERHILEPVRKALEYYSDLERASKTEEEEGTAKA is encoded by the exons ATGATGACAACAAAAATCATTCACTTCATGGTCAACGGGAGGCTGGAGCACGCCGAGTTTGGAGACAACTGCTCGGCCGCAGACATCAAAG ATCTGTTCCGGGCGGCGGCGGAGGCGGGGCCTCACCACATCCTGAAGATGTACAACACAGACGGCAGCGTGCTGAACATCTCCCCGCGCCTGGAGCCCAACAGCCAGGACTCGTACTACCGACTGGAGGTGGTGGCGTCCGATCTGAAGAGTGAGCGGCGCCCTGAGACACCTCACGTCCACCTCAACT gtgtgggGCTGCCAAAGGAGCTGGACACCATGGAGTACAG GCTGCGTCATCTGGAGAACAAGGTCATCGAAGACGTGGGGAAGAGTCCGGATATCATCTGTGACCTGAAGAGCCAAGTGGAGTCGTTCAAGAGGAAGCTGGAG AGTGTGGGCCACCTGAGCTGGATGGGTCTGTTCAAGGAGGACAGCGACCATCAGCTCTCCAAGATCTCCATGAAACCCAAAACGCCTCAGCTGAGTGTGCAGGAGGAGCGCCAACAAGTCCGCAAGAAGTTCCTCAGCATGAG CTCACTGCAGGTGACAGAGGAAGTGAGAGAGAATCTGAAAACCCCCATTTTTGACAACTG GCAGTGGGAGGAGGCGGAGATGCTGGTGCTCCTCCAGGTGATGTTCACCGACCTGGACTTCCTGACGGCGTTCCACATCGAGCTTGAGGTCCTGCAGAACTTCCTGTTCGAGGTCTACTGCCACTACAACAACATCCCCTTCCACAACTTCAGGCACTGCTTCTGCGTCACTCAGATGGTACGGACAGGAA CTGACCTCCACCTGTCTCTGAAAAGCCAAATAACATCTGTATATTGGTGGAGGTTTACTTCCTGGTGTCACTGGTGTGTGGTTGTGCAGATGTACGGGCTGATCTGGCTGACAGACCTCCGGAGTAAAATAGCGAAAATCGACCTGCTGATCATGTTGACCTCGGCTCTGTGCCACGACCTCGACCACCCCGGCTACAACAACGTCTACCAG aTCAACGCTCAGACCGACTTAGCTCTTCGCTACAACGACATTTCACCCCTGGAAAACCACCACTGTGCCGTTGCCTTTAGCATCATGTCCAAG CCAGAATGCAACATCTTGAAAAACCTGACCTGTGAGCAGTACAAACACATCCGAGGAGGAATGATCAG GTGTATTCTGGCCACCGACATGGCGAGACACAACGAAATTCTCAACAAGTTCAAATCCATGCAGCCGGTGTTTGACTTCACCAACAAGGACCACAAGGAAGTg CTGATGAAGATCATGGTGAAGGTGAGCGACATCTCCAACGAGGCGAGGCCAATGGCCGTGGCCGAGCCGTGGCTCGACTGTCTGCTGCAGGAGTTCTTCAACCAG AGCGACACAGAGAAACTTAAAGGGCTTCCAGTGACTCCCTTCATGGACCGAGACAAAGTGTCCAAACCGTCCTCTCAGACCAAGTTCATCCGGTTTGTCCTCCTGCCGCTCTTCAGTGAGCTCACCAAGCTGTTTCCCTGTCTGGAG CGACACATTCTGGAGCCGGTGAGGAAGGCGCTGGAGTATTACTCCGACCTGGAGAGAGCCAGCaagacggaggaggaggaggggacggccaaagcatga
- the LOC126402717 gene encoding high affinity cGMP-specific 3',5'-cyclic phosphodiesterase 9A-like isoform X3 has product MMTTKIIHFMVNGRLEHAEFGDNCSAADIKDLFRAAAEAGPHHILKMYNTDGSVLNISPRLEPNSQDSYYRLEVVASDLKSERRPETPHVHLNCVGLPKELDTMEYRLRHLENKVIEDVGKSPDIICDLKSQVESFKRKLESVGHLSWMGLFKEDSDHQLSKISMKPKTPQLSVQEERQQVRKKFLSMSSLQVTEEVRENLKTPIFDNWQWEEAEMLVLLQVMFTDLDFLTAFHIELEVLQNFLFEVYCHYNNIPFHNFRHCFCVTQMVRTGTDLHLSLKSQITSVYWWRFTSWCHWCVVVQMYGLIWLTDLRSKIAKIDLLIMLTSALCHDLDHPGYNNVYQINAQTDLALRYNDISPLENHHCAVAFSIMSKPECNILKNLTCEQYKHIRGGMIRCILATDMARHNEILNKFKSMQPVFDFTNKDHKEVLMKIMVKVSDISNEARPMAVAEPWLDCLLQEFFNQSDTEKLKGLPVTPFMDRDKVSKPSSQTKFIRFVLLPLFSELTKLFPCLELKGSAVVLSCSDTFWSR; this is encoded by the exons ATGATGACAACAAAAATCATTCACTTCATGGTCAACGGGAGGCTGGAGCACGCCGAGTTTGGAGACAACTGCTCGGCCGCAGACATCAAAG ATCTGTTCCGGGCGGCGGCGGAGGCGGGGCCTCACCACATCCTGAAGATGTACAACACAGACGGCAGCGTGCTGAACATCTCCCCGCGCCTGGAGCCCAACAGCCAGGACTCGTACTACCGACTGGAGGTGGTGGCGTCCGATCTGAAGAGTGAGCGGCGCCCTGAGACACCTCACGTCCACCTCAACT gtgtgggGCTGCCAAAGGAGCTGGACACCATGGAGTACAG GCTGCGTCATCTGGAGAACAAGGTCATCGAAGACGTGGGGAAGAGTCCGGATATCATCTGTGACCTGAAGAGCCAAGTGGAGTCGTTCAAGAGGAAGCTGGAG AGTGTGGGCCACCTGAGCTGGATGGGTCTGTTCAAGGAGGACAGCGACCATCAGCTCTCCAAGATCTCCATGAAACCCAAAACGCCTCAGCTGAGTGTGCAGGAGGAGCGCCAACAAGTCCGCAAGAAGTTCCTCAGCATGAG CTCACTGCAGGTGACAGAGGAAGTGAGAGAGAATCTGAAAACCCCCATTTTTGACAACTG GCAGTGGGAGGAGGCGGAGATGCTGGTGCTCCTCCAGGTGATGTTCACCGACCTGGACTTCCTGACGGCGTTCCACATCGAGCTTGAGGTCCTGCAGAACTTCCTGTTCGAGGTCTACTGCCACTACAACAACATCCCCTTCCACAACTTCAGGCACTGCTTCTGCGTCACTCAGATGGTACGGACAGGAA CTGACCTCCACCTGTCTCTGAAAAGCCAAATAACATCTGTATATTGGTGGAGGTTTACTTCCTGGTGTCACTGGTGTGTGGTTGTGCAGATGTACGGGCTGATCTGGCTGACAGACCTCCGGAGTAAAATAGCGAAAATCGACCTGCTGATCATGTTGACCTCGGCTCTGTGCCACGACCTCGACCACCCCGGCTACAACAACGTCTACCAG aTCAACGCTCAGACCGACTTAGCTCTTCGCTACAACGACATTTCACCCCTGGAAAACCACCACTGTGCCGTTGCCTTTAGCATCATGTCCAAG CCAGAATGCAACATCTTGAAAAACCTGACCTGTGAGCAGTACAAACACATCCGAGGAGGAATGATCAG GTGTATTCTGGCCACCGACATGGCGAGACACAACGAAATTCTCAACAAGTTCAAATCCATGCAGCCGGTGTTTGACTTCACCAACAAGGACCACAAGGAAGTg CTGATGAAGATCATGGTGAAGGTGAGCGACATCTCCAACGAGGCGAGGCCAATGGCCGTGGCCGAGCCGTGGCTCGACTGTCTGCTGCAGGAGTTCTTCAACCAG AGCGACACAGAGAAACTTAAAGGGCTTCCAGTGACTCCCTTCATGGACCGAGACAAAGTGTCCAAACCGTCCTCTCAGACCAAGTTCATCCGGTTTGTCCTCCTGCCGCTCTTCAGTGAGCTCACCAAGCTGTTTCCCTGTCTGGAG CTAAAAGGTTCTGCTGTCGTGTTGTCGTGCAGCGACACATTCTGGAGCCGGTGA
- the LOC126402717 gene encoding high affinity cGMP-specific 3',5'-cyclic phosphodiesterase 9A-like isoform X4, whose product MMTTKIIHFMVNGRLEHAEFGDNCSAADIKDLFRAAAEAGPHHILKMYNTDGSVLNISPRLEPNSQDSYYRLEVVASDLKSERRPETPHVHLNCVGLPKELDTMEYRLRHLENKVIEDVGKSPDIICDLKSQVESFKRKLESVGHLSWMGLFKEDSDHQLSKISMKPKTPQLSVQEERQQVRKKFLSMSSLQVTEEVRENLKTPIFDNWQWEEAEMLVLLQVMFTDLDFLTAFHIELEVLQNFLFEVYCHYNNIPFHNFRHCFCVTQMMYGLIWLTDLRSKIAKIDLLIMLTSALCHDLDHPGYNNVYQINAQTDLALRYNDISPLENHHCAVAFSIMSKPECNILKNLTCEQYKHIRGGMIRCILATDMARHNEILNKFKSMQPVFDFTNKDHKEVLMKIMVKVSDISNEARPMAVAEPWLDCLLQEFFNQSDTEKLKGLPVTPFMDRDKVSKPSSQTKFIRFVLLPLFSELTKLFPCLERHILEPVRKALEYYSDLERASKTEEEEGTAKA is encoded by the exons ATGATGACAACAAAAATCATTCACTTCATGGTCAACGGGAGGCTGGAGCACGCCGAGTTTGGAGACAACTGCTCGGCCGCAGACATCAAAG ATCTGTTCCGGGCGGCGGCGGAGGCGGGGCCTCACCACATCCTGAAGATGTACAACACAGACGGCAGCGTGCTGAACATCTCCCCGCGCCTGGAGCCCAACAGCCAGGACTCGTACTACCGACTGGAGGTGGTGGCGTCCGATCTGAAGAGTGAGCGGCGCCCTGAGACACCTCACGTCCACCTCAACT gtgtgggGCTGCCAAAGGAGCTGGACACCATGGAGTACAG GCTGCGTCATCTGGAGAACAAGGTCATCGAAGACGTGGGGAAGAGTCCGGATATCATCTGTGACCTGAAGAGCCAAGTGGAGTCGTTCAAGAGGAAGCTGGAG AGTGTGGGCCACCTGAGCTGGATGGGTCTGTTCAAGGAGGACAGCGACCATCAGCTCTCCAAGATCTCCATGAAACCCAAAACGCCTCAGCTGAGTGTGCAGGAGGAGCGCCAACAAGTCCGCAAGAAGTTCCTCAGCATGAG CTCACTGCAGGTGACAGAGGAAGTGAGAGAGAATCTGAAAACCCCCATTTTTGACAACTG GCAGTGGGAGGAGGCGGAGATGCTGGTGCTCCTCCAGGTGATGTTCACCGACCTGGACTTCCTGACGGCGTTCCACATCGAGCTTGAGGTCCTGCAGAACTTCCTGTTCGAGGTCTACTGCCACTACAACAACATCCCCTTCCACAACTTCAGGCACTGCTTCTGCGTCACTCAGATG ATGTACGGGCTGATCTGGCTGACAGACCTCCGGAGTAAAATAGCGAAAATCGACCTGCTGATCATGTTGACCTCGGCTCTGTGCCACGACCTCGACCACCCCGGCTACAACAACGTCTACCAG aTCAACGCTCAGACCGACTTAGCTCTTCGCTACAACGACATTTCACCCCTGGAAAACCACCACTGTGCCGTTGCCTTTAGCATCATGTCCAAG CCAGAATGCAACATCTTGAAAAACCTGACCTGTGAGCAGTACAAACACATCCGAGGAGGAATGATCAG GTGTATTCTGGCCACCGACATGGCGAGACACAACGAAATTCTCAACAAGTTCAAATCCATGCAGCCGGTGTTTGACTTCACCAACAAGGACCACAAGGAAGTg CTGATGAAGATCATGGTGAAGGTGAGCGACATCTCCAACGAGGCGAGGCCAATGGCCGTGGCCGAGCCGTGGCTCGACTGTCTGCTGCAGGAGTTCTTCAACCAG AGCGACACAGAGAAACTTAAAGGGCTTCCAGTGACTCCCTTCATGGACCGAGACAAAGTGTCCAAACCGTCCTCTCAGACCAAGTTCATCCGGTTTGTCCTCCTGCCGCTCTTCAGTGAGCTCACCAAGCTGTTTCCCTGTCTGGAG CGACACATTCTGGAGCCGGTGAGGAAGGCGCTGGAGTATTACTCCGACCTGGAGAGAGCCAGCaagacggaggaggaggaggggacggccaaagcatga